A stretch of Candidatus Omnitrophota bacterium DNA encodes these proteins:
- a CDS encoding GSU2403 family nucleotidyltransferase fold protein — translation MSLEKIETIFFSVLEDINDYLQDLTLVGGWMPYVYSNYLWKTSVRNAVTTVDIDFGVDQSVSKDYSKTIFETLSSLDYRERHLKMDRMFPVVLYKDKVPVEFITYPSVDIKAIEKMVGQQMQINRIDKFDFLLEHRMSIGVQAKKKIYLLNCPKPSAFLYHKGATFIDRENKEKQAKDLYYMYFILRYAPNVDEILKEVSQYNEKGYLPSVTDNVNKFFERVSSQGCLLIEQENGPDEYIHDVRQDIFERFKGLREVLQRNAE, via the coding sequence ATGAGTCTTGAGAAGATCGAAACCATATTTTTCAGCGTCCTTGAGGACATTAACGATTACTTGCAGGATCTCACGCTTGTCGGCGGGTGGATGCCGTATGTTTATTCGAATTACCTTTGGAAGACTTCCGTTCGCAATGCGGTAACCACGGTTGATATCGATTTTGGCGTTGATCAATCAGTGAGCAAAGATTATTCAAAAACAATTTTCGAAACACTTTCATCCTTGGACTATAGGGAACGTCATCTCAAAATGGACAGAATGTTCCCGGTGGTTCTCTATAAGGATAAGGTTCCGGTTGAATTCATCACTTATCCCAGCGTCGATATTAAGGCCATCGAGAAAATGGTCGGACAGCAGATGCAAATAAACAGGATCGACAAGTTCGATTTTTTATTAGAGCATCGGATGTCAATCGGTGTTCAGGCCAAGAAAAAGATTTATCTACTGAACTGTCCGAAGCCGTCGGCTTTCTTGTATCACAAGGGCGCGACCTTTATTGATCGAGAAAACAAGGAGAAACAGGCGAAGGATTTGTACTACATGTATTTTATTTTACGGTATGCGCCTAATGTAGATGAGATTTTGAAGGAAGTATCACAGTACAATGAAAAAGGATATTTGCCGAGCGTGACGGATAACGTAAACAAATTTTTTGAGCGGGTATCGAGTCAGGGTTGTCTTTTAATCGAGCAAGAAAACGGCCCTGATGAATATATTCACGACGTAAGGCAGGATATCTTTGAGCGATTTAAAGGCTTGAGAGAAGTGTTGCAAAGGAATGCCGAGTGA
- a CDS encoding restriction endonuclease, translating into MSLELDTKLADRYKSSSQKVRVLTEGWVKNEAYCPSCGTARLEQYSNNAPVADFFCENCSEDFELKSKSNGLGKKIVDGAYRTMLDRLADVHNPNFFLLNYDLSSYQVSNFLVIPKHFFIPEVIEKRSPLSVTARRAGWIGCNILLNRIPEAGRIFLIKNRQINPKENVCAVWQKTLFLREEKKIESRGWVLDVMRCIELIRKKEFTLADIYKFESFLAKQHPGNKHIRDKIRQQLQLLRDRNYIQFTGRGEYRII; encoded by the coding sequence ATAAGTCTAGAATTAGATACCAAGCTTGCGGATCGATACAAAAGCTCATCTCAAAAGGTCAGAGTTTTGACAGAAGGATGGGTTAAAAATGAGGCTTATTGTCCAAGCTGTGGAACTGCGCGTCTTGAGCAGTATTCAAACAATGCACCTGTTGCTGATTTTTTCTGTGAAAACTGTAGCGAAGACTTCGAGCTGAAAAGTAAAAGCAACGGCCTCGGGAAAAAGATAGTTGATGGAGCATATCGCACAATGCTCGATCGGTTGGCGGATGTTCATAATCCGAACTTCTTTTTACTGAACTACGATTTGAGCTCATATCAGGTTTCCAATTTCCTTGTTATTCCAAAACATTTTTTTATTCCCGAGGTCATTGAAAAAAGAAGTCCCCTGTCAGTCACTGCTCGAAGAGCAGGATGGATAGGATGCAATATTTTATTAAATAGGATACCCGAAGCGGGCAGGATATTTCTAATTAAGAATAGACAGATTAATCCAAAGGAAAATGTTTGTGCGGTTTGGCAAAAAACATTGTTTTTACGCGAGGAAAAGAAGATTGAGTCGCGCGGATGGGTTTTGGATGTCATGCGTTGCATCGAATTAATTCGCAAGAAAGAGTTTACGCTTGCGGATATTTATAAATTTGAATCCTTTTTGGCTAAGCAACATCCGGGTAATAAACACATAAGAGACAAGATCAGACAGCAGTTGCAGCTCTTACGTGATCGGAATTATATCCAGTTTACCGGTCGTGGCGAATATCGAATTATTTAA
- a CDS encoding AAA domain-containing protein, with amino-acid sequence MNSADTQKNGLAFIKEVAKYFMDFLETDFHKRKNPRRSVKLRSEDNLLLGVNLNKYPTFYRVINNLINHNFDKNVAVSIEKGVHRTNIPKNLLDLINLQVEKISAKQISEIADVLNEKVVEAATYYKKEYDQALNVSIAAAAQIIKDKIVLPLIQSIEKSLENLGLGDENSIYLMEEELTSVLVRLMENKLSELIKRLIVDERVSVSKELKSIFSLSEVKSSIDTFFESFQVADIFTELFEMERNKNILDKQDFYLYFFDITFNRVKFPIFYIPFSLIKNNDSLSFDFDAQVYINKKALDFITQEYNQQTGKKGNLKTIAERIIYLAQHATDFRIIINTILSEMVNFFELDSSFDLSNPQPQIAKSQLVRVSNASYINLFDKSDEALINDYEEILKLLSIGDNKLAAEFNRLIDDFIHKNPKPFNPVVEDEWDDLGTSDKLVFASPIPLNSEQRQILSAIRKDGCKYITVEGPPGTGKSHTITAIVCDAILRNQSTLVLSDKKEALDVVEDKITETMNKVRHDKNFQNPLLRLGKTGSTYSQILSTAAIENIKVHSRAVKKDYKDLEENIGKLTNTLKEDLEAEALKYDEIDINRIHELLDLESYYDINGFPIEVEEIINLSDSAIELEEFRRIFISIENSILASNDKADALLGLFKLSYRDFKDISMLSSFLRDLVILDKKHLALKEKFSQKLELLNYFIDFQEADLKVLEGFITQCKGLRSGIFGYLFKSDQLKRLDDEFNRKLPNSKFKDPHKHITKIEDIFNIFNLVCCFKNELLFAGISKVDCVNVFFKLLTSADGVNVIKRLIEIGDDLNYLIENLRKYPKTLNTSNVGALSLDSFCDNAITKIPATDFERFINFIDLRQKLSKSFGGLIRTNYPSQKKQIEELVTTQMTYLMDNRLINFYENNRADAKTLRDIIKSKQKFPKNEFAKMKEAFPCILAGIRDYAEYIPLDPEIFDLVIIDEASQVSIAQAFPALLRAKKVLILGDKKQFSNVKAAQARSDTNREYLNSLEACFRDFVTTDSAGIVKLRKFNIKTSILDFFEFICNYNTQLMKHFRGYKEIIGYSNKHFYGDSLQVMKIRGKSIDEVLKFNFVNCSAEGRTTSSDLFGSVEMIQNTNAAEIDFIIAKLNELKAINSSLSVGIITPHTNQQKLIMEMISKLPDRDHYFDKMKLKIMTFDTCQGEERDVIFYSMVATKESDRLWGVFVKDLNNVDVEEDGKIKAQRLNVGFSRAKETMVFVLSKPLDEYSGAVGEALRYYWNTYQEAKKEPLPDSVDPNSPKEKEVLNWLTQTDFWRKGAKDGRVSLMPQFEIGKYLKQLDKMYDHPKYKVDFLLVYKDEFHKEHKIIIEYDGFSTHFIDHSAINGSNYRCYYSDDDLYREKVLESYGYKFLRINRFNVGKNPIATLNERLERLINDNHRGSDILSNIHETIEGLQNGNMKECPKCKEIRVTDDFKDASLVSGYGRFCKYCKHPSLSNNLTKREPPKIDNSKRCPRCSSGMILRNGRRGKFYGCSRFPSCRGTRECRGA; translated from the coding sequence ATGAATAGTGCGGATACACAAAAAAATGGTCTTGCTTTCATAAAAGAAGTGGCCAAGTATTTTATGGATTTCTTGGAGACTGACTTTCATAAGAGAAAGAATCCAAGGCGCAGTGTCAAGCTTCGAAGTGAAGATAATCTGCTTCTAGGGGTGAATCTTAATAAATACCCTACGTTTTATAGAGTGATCAATAATTTAATTAATCACAACTTTGACAAGAATGTTGCAGTTTCCATTGAAAAAGGTGTTCATAGAACGAATATCCCAAAAAATCTTTTAGATTTAATCAATCTTCAAGTTGAAAAGATCTCTGCAAAACAGATTTCAGAGATTGCGGATGTCTTGAATGAAAAAGTCGTAGAAGCAGCGACCTACTACAAAAAAGAATACGATCAGGCGTTAAATGTTTCAATAGCTGCTGCAGCACAAATTATTAAAGACAAAATTGTTTTGCCTTTGATCCAGAGTATCGAGAAATCATTAGAGAATCTAGGCTTGGGAGACGAAAACAGCATTTATTTGATGGAAGAAGAACTTACAAGTGTTTTAGTCAGGTTGATGGAGAATAAATTATCTGAGCTTATTAAAAGGCTAATTGTTGATGAGCGAGTCAGTGTTTCTAAAGAGCTCAAAAGTATTTTTTCTCTCAGCGAAGTTAAAAGCAGTATCGATACATTCTTTGAGAGTTTTCAAGTTGCAGATATTTTTACAGAACTATTCGAGATGGAAAGAAATAAGAATATCCTCGACAAGCAAGACTTTTATCTCTATTTCTTTGACATCACGTTTAATCGAGTGAAGTTTCCCATCTTCTATATTCCATTCAGCTTAATAAAAAACAACGATTCGCTTAGTTTTGATTTCGATGCTCAGGTATATATCAATAAAAAAGCTTTGGATTTTATTACCCAAGAATATAACCAGCAGACGGGTAAGAAAGGGAATCTAAAGACTATAGCTGAACGAATTATTTATCTCGCACAGCACGCTACTGATTTCAGAATTATTATTAATACTATTCTGTCAGAGATGGTTAATTTCTTTGAGCTTGATTCCAGTTTTGACCTATCGAATCCACAACCGCAGATTGCGAAGAGTCAATTAGTCCGAGTATCGAATGCTTCTTATATCAATTTGTTTGATAAGTCTGATGAGGCACTCATTAATGATTACGAAGAGATTCTGAAACTTTTATCCATTGGAGACAACAAATTAGCGGCCGAATTCAACAGGCTTATCGATGATTTTATTCATAAGAATCCAAAACCATTCAATCCAGTCGTTGAGGATGAGTGGGATGATTTAGGGACTAGCGATAAATTGGTATTCGCGAGCCCTATACCACTCAATAGTGAGCAAAGACAGATCTTGTCGGCAATAAGAAAAGACGGATGTAAGTATATTACCGTTGAAGGGCCGCCAGGTACGGGTAAGAGTCATACCATAACCGCTATTGTATGCGATGCAATATTACGAAACCAGTCGACGCTTGTCCTATCTGATAAGAAAGAAGCCTTGGACGTTGTTGAAGATAAAATTACAGAAACGATGAATAAGGTCAGGCACGATAAGAATTTCCAGAATCCTTTATTACGGTTAGGGAAAACCGGAAGTACCTATAGCCAGATTCTTTCAACGGCGGCTATAGAAAACATCAAAGTTCATTCGCGGGCAGTGAAGAAAGATTACAAAGATTTGGAAGAAAATATTGGAAAGCTGACAAATACGCTGAAAGAGGATTTGGAAGCAGAGGCTTTGAAATATGATGAGATTGATATAAACAGAATCCATGAGCTCCTAGATCTTGAATCCTATTACGACATCAACGGATTTCCTATCGAGGTTGAAGAGATTATTAATCTATCCGATTCCGCGATTGAATTAGAGGAGTTTCGAAGGATTTTTATTTCTATAGAGAATTCAATTCTCGCTTCTAATGATAAGGCGGATGCTTTATTGGGTTTATTCAAGCTCTCATATAGAGATTTCAAAGATATCTCGATGCTCTCCTCTTTTCTTCGCGATCTTGTAATTTTGGATAAGAAGCATCTTGCCCTAAAAGAGAAATTTTCGCAAAAATTGGAGCTGTTAAATTATTTTATAGATTTCCAAGAAGCAGATTTAAAAGTCCTCGAGGGTTTTATTACTCAATGCAAGGGCTTACGGAGCGGAATATTTGGCTATCTATTTAAGTCCGACCAGCTGAAAAGATTGGATGATGAATTTAATAGGAAATTGCCAAATTCGAAATTTAAAGATCCTCACAAACACATAACCAAGATAGAGGATATTTTTAATATTTTTAATCTAGTTTGCTGCTTTAAAAATGAGCTCCTTTTTGCGGGCATATCCAAGGTTGATTGCGTAAATGTCTTTTTTAAACTTTTAACCTCGGCAGATGGGGTCAATGTCATTAAGCGACTAATCGAAATTGGTGACGATCTAAACTATTTGATCGAAAACCTTAGAAAATACCCCAAAACTTTAAATACATCGAATGTGGGCGCCTTGTCATTGGATTCATTTTGTGATAATGCGATAACAAAAATTCCCGCTACTGATTTTGAGAGGTTTATCAATTTTATTGATCTTAGGCAGAAGCTATCTAAATCTTTCGGTGGCCTGATCAGAACAAATTATCCATCACAGAAAAAGCAGATCGAGGAGTTGGTAACAACTCAGATGACGTATTTAATGGATAATAGGTTGATTAATTTTTATGAAAACAATAGAGCTGATGCAAAAACTCTAAGAGATATTATTAAAAGCAAGCAAAAATTCCCTAAGAATGAATTTGCGAAGATGAAAGAAGCGTTTCCGTGTATTTTAGCTGGTATTCGGGACTACGCTGAGTATATCCCGCTTGACCCAGAAATTTTCGATTTGGTGATCATTGATGAGGCATCCCAAGTTAGCATTGCTCAGGCTTTCCCCGCACTTTTAAGAGCCAAGAAAGTATTGATCTTAGGCGATAAAAAACAGTTCAGTAACGTGAAGGCTGCTCAGGCTCGTTCCGATACTAACAGAGAATACCTGAATTCTCTCGAAGCCTGCTTCAGAGATTTTGTTACTACCGATTCTGCGGGGATAGTTAAATTACGGAAATTTAATATAAAAACTTCCATCCTTGATTTCTTCGAGTTTATCTGCAATTACAACACGCAGCTCATGAAACACTTTAGGGGTTATAAAGAAATTATTGGCTATTCGAATAAACATTTTTACGGAGATAGCCTTCAGGTAATGAAAATTAGAGGGAAAAGTATTGACGAAGTTCTAAAGTTTAATTTTGTTAATTGTTCGGCAGAAGGTCGTACTACTTCTTCTGATCTTTTTGGAAGCGTTGAAATGATTCAGAATACGAATGCCGCTGAAATTGATTTTATTATTGCTAAGCTCAATGAACTAAAAGCTATAAATAGCTCCTTAAGTGTAGGCATAATTACTCCTCATACCAATCAACAGAAGTTGATTATGGAAATGATCAGTAAGCTTCCAGATAGGGATCACTATTTCGATAAAATGAAATTAAAAATTATGACTTTTGATACCTGTCAAGGTGAAGAACGGGATGTTATTTTTTATTCAATGGTTGCAACCAAGGAATCAGATCGCTTGTGGGGCGTTTTTGTTAAGGATTTGAATAATGTTGATGTTGAGGAAGACGGTAAAATCAAGGCCCAAAGATTAAATGTTGGTTTTAGCCGAGCAAAAGAAACCATGGTATTTGTTTTGAGTAAGCCATTAGACGAATACTCTGGGGCGGTTGGAGAAGCGTTAAGGTATTATTGGAATACATATCAGGAAGCTAAAAAAGAACCTTTGCCTGATTCCGTAGATCCAAATTCACCAAAGGAAAAGGAAGTTTTAAATTGGCTTACGCAGACTGATTTTTGGAGGAAAGGCGCAAAGGACGGCAGAGTATCGCTAATGCCTCAGTTTGAAATTGGAAAGTATCTAAAACAGCTCGACAAAATGTACGACCATCCTAAATACAAAGTTGATTTTTTGTTAGTGTATAAAGATGAGTTTCACAAAGAGCATAAAATAATTATTGAATACGATGGTTTTAGCACACATTTTATCGATCATTCCGCTATAAATGGATCCAATTACAGATGCTACTATTCTGATGATGACTTGTATAGAGAAAAAGTTCTTGAAAGTTATGGGTATAAATTTTTGAGAATTAATCGTTTTAATGTAGGGAAAAATCCCATAGCCACCTTAAATGAAAGACTAGAGAGACTTATTAATGATAATCACCGTGGGAGCGATATCTTATCAAATATTCATGAAACGATTGAAGGGTTACAAAATGGAAATATGAAAGAATGCCCTAAGTGCAAAGAAATTCGGGTCACAGATGATTTCAAAGACGCGTCTTTAGTATCTGGTTATGGTAGATTTTGTAAATATTGCAAGCATCCTTCCTTAAGCAATAATCTGACTAAACGAGAGCCTCCAAAGATTGATAATAGCAAACGGTGTCCACGATGTAGCTCTGGAATGATTTTGAGAAATGGTCGGCGTGGAAAGTTCTATGGTTGCTCAAGGTTCCCTTCTTGTCGAGGGACTAGAGAGTGCCGGGGTGCTTAA
- a CDS encoding protein kinase: MTEQLPQPNPPIVLPSTKMAIPPTVGEVITSMLTGNSYTMGEKIGEGNFGVVYACKDIWENDLAAKVLKPNDTYEKVKASATEEFIKLMQLRNPHITFVYDAFEFRDTFYIITERCYCSVKQLFLMQDFNGQTWLMPIARSLLQAIHYLHISNYVHQDIHSANVFTALVKDEMLPQDNKILQFKLGDLGVAKLFHEIDAKNTRAQWMLPPEVLNPTEYGPIDHHIDIYHAGLLFLELACSKELRFTSEEIVNGKPREMALALPVPYSFALEKALRRHVAYRTANAMELWRDLHTPQTPPQLLETIPTKTP; encoded by the coding sequence ATGACAGAACAATTACCACAACCTAATCCTCCTATTGTGTTGCCTTCGACTAAAATGGCTATTCCGCCGACTGTTGGAGAAGTAATCACCAGTATGCTAACTGGTAATAGCTACACTATGGGGGAAAAGATAGGCGAGGGAAATTTCGGAGTTGTTTATGCTTGCAAGGATATCTGGGAAAACGATCTTGCTGCAAAAGTTTTGAAGCCAAATGATACGTATGAAAAGGTTAAGGCTTCTGCGACGGAAGAATTTATTAAACTCATGCAACTACGCAATCCGCATATTACATTTGTGTATGATGCTTTTGAATTTCGTGACACTTTTTATATTATCACTGAGCGATGTTATTGTTCAGTGAAACAGCTGTTTTTGATGCAAGATTTTAACGGGCAAACTTGGTTAATGCCGATTGCCCGATCTCTTTTGCAGGCAATTCATTATCTTCATATCAGCAACTATGTGCATCAAGATATCCATTCTGCAAATGTTTTCACTGCACTTGTGAAGGATGAAATGCTGCCACAAGATAATAAAATACTTCAATTTAAACTTGGAGATTTAGGCGTAGCAAAGTTATTTCATGAAATTGATGCAAAAAATACTAGAGCACAATGGATGCTCCCTCCCGAGGTGCTTAACCCAACCGAATATGGCCCTATAGATCACCACATAGATATTTATCACGCTGGGCTTTTATTCTTAGAGTTGGCATGCTCAAAAGAATTGCGGTTCACGTCAGAGGAAATTGTTAACGGCAAGCCTCGAGAGATGGCGTTGGCGCTTCCAGTGCCATATAGCTTTGCCCTAGAAAAAGCACTTCGGCGTCATGTAGCATATCGAACAGCGAACGCAATGGAATTATGGCGTGATCTTCATACGCCTCAGACCCCGCCACAACTTTTAGAAACGATACCGACAAAAACACCATGA
- a CDS encoding recombinase family protein has protein sequence MKSIIYARVSSKEQEQEGYSIPAQLKLLNDYALKNSYKVVKEFVDVETAKRAGRENFNLMIEYLKKNTEIKAILCEKTDRLSRNFRDIAILDDLVNQQSLSIILVKENTTISRDSKSHEKFIFGIKALMAKNYIDNLSEETRKGMLEKAEQGIFPSAAPLGYKNCETKKDGRVFKYLEIDEQRAPVLQKLFRMYSTGDCSLALLAKQAYEEGLRNKGGGKVGKAAIHKILHNPIYYGAFRWYGKLYQGSHPAIISKELFNAVQEAFEAQNRPKQTKRHFAYTGLMVCGKCGCAITAEIKKGKYIYYHCTGFKGKCGNSWVPEKALEEKFADIVKRIHIDEDVLELVKNALLSSHKEELEFHKKRIEILTAQKTKLENRLHQIYIDKIDAKVSEAFFDEMTDKWQEELSQIKEQIGRHENSDSNYLSQGVHILELCNKAHRLYLQQTPLKRAKLLHYILSNCSLDNVTLCPTYRKPFDIIAKGLSRSNWLPRRYSHRVGGQVLNDLEKSQSLDWIPRRYSDRADGQGSNVLNDLEKSQSLDWIPRRYSHRVGGQVLNDLEKSQSLDWIPGRYSDSGLLWHFTALVTEQGKWNHRIISIVREGQTPDQARRIRPKPPKTYRNPIFRAKEYVRMIESGQAKSESDLARKVGISRVRIWQYTSLLDLNPSLVKAVEALGDPMPKRLITERQLRQMLKSPKEQENFITQLGNPSNY, from the coding sequence ATGAAATCTATTATTTATGCGAGAGTTTCAAGCAAGGAGCAAGAACAGGAAGGTTACTCTATCCCCGCCCAGCTAAAACTTCTTAATGATTATGCCTTAAAGAATAGCTACAAGGTAGTTAAGGAATTTGTAGATGTAGAGACGGCCAAACGAGCCGGTAGAGAAAACTTTAACTTGATGATTGAATACTTAAAAAAGAATACTGAAATCAAAGCGATACTTTGCGAAAAAACAGACCGGCTTTCGAGGAACTTTAGAGATATCGCTATTTTAGATGACTTGGTTAATCAGCAGAGTTTAAGCATAATTCTTGTTAAGGAGAATACAACAATCAGCCGAGATTCAAAATCTCACGAAAAGTTTATTTTTGGAATTAAGGCGCTAATGGCCAAGAACTATATTGATAACCTCTCTGAGGAGACCCGTAAAGGTATGCTTGAGAAAGCCGAACAAGGGATATTCCCCTCTGCTGCTCCGCTCGGATATAAGAATTGTGAAACCAAGAAAGACGGCAGAGTTTTTAAGTATTTAGAAATTGACGAACAAAGAGCGCCTGTTCTTCAAAAACTCTTTAGGATGTATTCCACAGGTGATTGCTCTTTAGCCCTACTTGCCAAGCAGGCATACGAAGAAGGATTAAGAAATAAAGGCGGTGGCAAAGTCGGTAAAGCTGCAATACATAAGATACTACATAATCCTATCTACTATGGGGCGTTTAGGTGGTATGGCAAGCTATACCAAGGCTCTCATCCTGCCATTATATCTAAGGAGCTATTTAACGCAGTGCAAGAGGCCTTTGAGGCACAAAACAGGCCTAAACAGACTAAGAGGCACTTTGCTTATACCGGCCTTATGGTGTGCGGTAAGTGCGGTTGTGCTATCACTGCAGAGATTAAAAAAGGCAAATATATCTACTACCACTGCACAGGATTTAAGGGCAAATGCGGAAACTCTTGGGTGCCGGAGAAGGCATTAGAGGAGAAATTTGCTGATATAGTAAAAAGAATTCATATTGACGAGGATGTGCTGGAGTTAGTTAAAAATGCCTTGTTAAGTAGCCATAAGGAAGAGCTGGAATTTCATAAGAAACGCATTGAAATATTAACCGCTCAAAAGACAAAACTTGAAAATAGACTACACCAGATTTACATAGATAAGATTGACGCTAAAGTTTCGGAGGCTTTCTTTGATGAGATGACGGATAAGTGGCAGGAAGAATTAAGTCAGATTAAAGAACAAATTGGCAGACACGAGAACTCCGACAGCAATTATCTCTCTCAAGGCGTCCATATTTTAGAACTTTGTAACAAGGCACACCGCTTATACTTACAACAAACACCTCTCAAAAGGGCTAAACTACTGCATTACATACTATCGAACTGCTCCCTCGATAACGTAACCCTTTGCCCTACATACAGAAAGCCCTTCGACATAATTGCCAAAGGGCTCTCTCGTTCAAATTGGCTCCCCCGACGGTACTCTCATCGAGTCGGTGGGCAGGTGCTAAACGATCTTGAAAAAAGTCAGAGTCTGGACTGGATCCCCCGACGGTACTCTGATCGAGCCGATGGACAGGGCTCCAATGTGCTAAACGATCTTGAAAAAAGTCAGAGTCTGGACTGGATCCCCCGACGGTACTCTCATCGAGTCGGTGGGCAGGTGCTAAACGATCTTGAAAAAAGTCAGAGTCTGGACTGGATCCCCGGACGGTATTCAGATTCAGGCCTATTATGGCACTTCACCGCGCTTGTGACCGAACAGGGCAAATGGAATCACCGCATCATTTCCATCGTCCGCGAAGGCCAGACGCCTGACCAAGCCCGCAGGATCCGCCCCAAACCGCCCAAGACCTACAGGAACCCCATCTTCCGGGCCAAGGAATACGTCCGTATGATCGAATCAGGCCAAGCCAAGAGCGAAAGCGACCTTGCCCGCAAAGTCGGCATCTCCCGAGTCCGAATCTGGCAATATACCAGTCTGCTCGACCTTAACCCCTCGCTGGTCAAAGCCGTCGAAGCGCTGGGCGATCCCATGCCCAAACGGCTGATCACTGAGCGACAGCTGCGGCAAATGCTTAAAAGTCCCAAAGAACAGGAAAACTTTATCACTCAACTAGGGAATCCATCGAACTATTAG
- a CDS encoding helix-turn-helix domain-containing protein, whose translation MDLIKKLEEYRLKNRITQERLAEMLGVSFCTVNRWFNNKTKPFKIQEYHIKKLLKK comes from the coding sequence ATGGATTTAATTAAAAAGTTGGAAGAATACAGGCTAAAGAACAGAATAACTCAAGAACGCCTTGCAGAAATGCTGGGCGTTTCTTTTTGCACGGTGAATAGATGGTTTAATAACAAAACAAAACCTTTTAAAATACAGGAATATCATATAAAAAAGCTGTTAAAGAAATAG
- a CDS encoding phBC6A51 family helix-turn-helix protein has product MTDKQNKLTNRQLLSIPRILSSSSVEEGCKKAQVSRTTFYAWLKDEVFKAELKRQRDEMIQDALDRLKSAITKATIELIKLMDSSREDIKRLACRDIIEYALKSIEINDIEQRLNKVEQIILENKSYR; this is encoded by the coding sequence ATGACGGATAAACAGAACAAATTGACTAACAGACAACTATTGAGTATCCCCCGCATTCTTTCTTCTTCCTCAGTTGAGGAAGGATGCAAGAAAGCACAGGTTAGTCGAACTACCTTCTATGCTTGGCTAAAAGATGAAGTTTTTAAAGCGGAGTTAAAGCGCCAAAGAGATGAGATGATTCAAGACGCTTTGGACAGGCTGAAATCTGCAATAACTAAGGCGACCATTGAATTAATTAAGCTAATGGATTCCTCAAGAGAAGATATAAAGCGCTTGGCCTGTAGAGACATTATTGAATATGCCTTAAAAAGCATAGAAATTAATGATATTGAGCAACGGCTAAATAAGGTTGAGCAGATAATTTTAGAAAATAAATCTTACAGATAA
- a CDS encoding SpoVG family protein: MMKKGSQLKMNKVIIDEVCFYPLRPNEKGLIGFASVNFDNKLSLNSIAVYTRPDGSDYRLLFPSKQLPNGREINIFYPINKDTSELIKEAIVKKIEELAEKMEKKYEREET; the protein is encoded by the coding sequence ATGATGAAGAAAGGAAGTCAATTGAAAATGAACAAAGTGATAATAGACGAGGTGTGTTTCTACCCTCTCCGGCCTAACGAAAAAGGCCTCATAGGTTTTGCCAGCGTTAATTTCGATAATAAACTCTCATTAAATAGTATAGCTGTATATACCCGCCCAGATGGCAGCGATTACAGGCTTTTATTCCCTTCAAAACAACTTCCCAATGGCCGAGAAATTAATATTTTCTATCCGATAAATAAAGATACATCAGAGTTAATTAAAGAGGCGATTGTTAAAAAAATTGAAGAATTGGCTGAAAAAATGGAGAAAAAATATGAGCGGGAAGAAACATAA